A window of the Streptomyces griseochromogenes genome harbors these coding sequences:
- a CDS encoding sarcosine oxidase subunit beta family protein: MSPSTPGADIPDHPDRLWRNPEPKRSYDVVIVGGGGHGLATAHYLAKNHGVTNVAVLEKGWLAGGNMARNTTIIRSNYLWDESAGIYEHALRLWEGLEEELDYPILFSQRGVLNLAHSLQDVRDSVRRVEANRLNGVDAEWLDAEQVKEVCPIVNTSPDVRYPVLGATYQARGGIAKHDYVAWGFARSADAAGVDIIQNCEVTGLDVVGGRIVGVRTSLGPIAAGKVALCSAGHTSVLAAMAGIELPLQSHPLQALVSELLEPVHPSVVMSNAVHVYVSQAHKGELVMGAGIDAYNSYTQRGAFHIIEEQMSAALELFPVFARAHVLRTWGGIVDVSPDASPIVGLSPVDNLYLNCGWGTGGFKATPGVGWVYAHTIAHDTPHTLNAPFSLDRFTTGALVDEHGAAAVAH; the protein is encoded by the coding sequence ATGAGCCCCAGCACCCCCGGCGCAGACATCCCCGACCACCCCGACCGGCTGTGGCGCAACCCCGAGCCGAAGCGGTCGTACGACGTGGTGATCGTGGGCGGCGGCGGACACGGCCTGGCCACCGCCCACTACCTGGCGAAGAACCACGGCGTCACCAACGTCGCCGTACTGGAGAAGGGCTGGCTCGCCGGCGGCAACATGGCCCGCAACACCACGATCATCCGGTCCAACTACCTGTGGGACGAGAGCGCCGGGATCTACGAGCACGCCCTCAGACTGTGGGAGGGCCTGGAGGAGGAGCTCGACTACCCGATCCTCTTCTCCCAGCGCGGTGTCCTCAACCTCGCCCACAGCCTTCAGGACGTCCGCGACAGCGTGCGCCGCGTCGAGGCCAACCGGCTCAACGGCGTGGACGCCGAATGGCTCGACGCCGAGCAGGTCAAAGAGGTCTGCCCGATCGTCAACACCTCACCCGACGTGCGCTACCCGGTCCTGGGCGCCACCTACCAGGCACGCGGAGGAATCGCCAAGCACGACTACGTCGCGTGGGGCTTCGCCCGCAGCGCCGACGCGGCCGGCGTCGACATCATCCAGAACTGTGAGGTCACCGGACTCGATGTCGTCGGCGGCAGGATCGTGGGCGTGCGGACCTCGCTCGGCCCGATCGCGGCCGGCAAGGTGGCCCTGTGCTCGGCCGGCCACACCTCGGTGCTGGCCGCGATGGCGGGCATCGAACTCCCGCTGCAGAGCCACCCGTTGCAGGCCCTGGTCTCCGAGCTGCTGGAGCCGGTCCACCCGTCGGTCGTCATGTCCAACGCCGTCCATGTGTACGTCAGCCAGGCGCACAAGGGCGAACTGGTGATGGGCGCGGGCATCGACGCGTACAACTCGTACACCCAGCGCGGCGCGTTCCACATCATCGAGGAGCAGATGTCCGCCGCCCTGGAGCTCTTCCCGGTCTTCGCCCGCGCCCATGTACTGCGCACCTGGGGCGGCATCGTCGACGTCAGCCCCGATGCCTCGCCGATCGTCGGCCTCAGCCCCGTCGACAACCTCTACCTCAACTGCGGATGGGGCACGGGCGGCTTCAAGGCCACCCCGGGCGTCGGCTGGGTCTACGCCCACACCATCGCCCACGACACCCCGCACACCCTCAACGCCCCCTTCTCGCTCGACCGTTTCACCACCGGCGCGCTCGTCGACGAGCACGGCGCGGCCGCGGTGGCCCACTAG
- the glyA gene encoding serine hydroxymethyltransferase translates to MNALNIPLAELDPEVHAALRAELRRQQSTLEMIASENFAPCGVMEAQGSVLTNKYAEGYPGRRYYGGCEHVDVTERLAVERVKSLFGAGYANVQPHSGAQANTAVFFALLQPGDTILGLDLAHGGHLTHGMRINYSGKMFNVVPYHVTETDHLVDMDEVERLAKEHRPKMIIAGWSAYPRQLDFAAFRRIADEVGALLMVDMAHFAGLVAAGLHPSPVPHAHVVTTTTHKTLGGPRGGVVLTNEADLAKKINSAVFPGMQGGPLEHVIAAKAVSFKVAASPEFAERQARTLAGARALADRLTRPDAAAAGVKVLTGGTDVHLVLVDLRDCPLDGRQAEDLLHEIGITVNRNAVPFDPRPPMVTSGLRIGTPALATRGFTEEDFAEVADVIARALQPDPDTDALRARTAALAAEHPLYPHLSDDGDAR, encoded by the coding sequence ATGAACGCGCTGAACATCCCGCTGGCCGAGCTGGACCCGGAGGTCCACGCCGCGCTTCGCGCCGAACTGCGCCGCCAGCAGTCCACCCTGGAGATGATCGCCTCGGAGAACTTCGCGCCCTGCGGGGTGATGGAGGCCCAGGGCTCGGTCCTCACCAACAAGTACGCCGAGGGCTACCCGGGCCGGCGCTACTACGGCGGCTGCGAACACGTGGACGTGACCGAGCGGCTGGCCGTCGAGCGCGTCAAGTCGCTCTTCGGCGCGGGCTACGCCAACGTCCAGCCGCACTCGGGCGCCCAGGCGAACACCGCCGTCTTCTTCGCCCTCCTCCAGCCGGGCGACACGATCCTCGGCCTGGACCTCGCGCACGGCGGGCACCTCACCCACGGCATGCGCATCAACTACAGCGGCAAGATGTTCAACGTCGTGCCGTACCACGTGACCGAAACGGATCACCTGGTCGACATGGACGAGGTGGAACGCCTCGCCAAGGAACACCGCCCCAAGATGATCATCGCGGGCTGGTCGGCGTACCCGAGACAGCTGGACTTCGCCGCCTTCCGCCGCATCGCCGACGAGGTCGGCGCCCTCCTCATGGTGGACATGGCGCACTTCGCGGGCCTGGTCGCGGCCGGACTGCACCCCAGCCCCGTCCCGCACGCGCACGTGGTCACGACCACGACGCACAAGACCCTCGGCGGCCCCCGCGGCGGAGTCGTGCTCACCAACGAGGCCGACCTCGCCAAGAAGATCAACTCGGCGGTGTTCCCGGGTATGCAGGGCGGCCCGCTGGAGCACGTCATCGCCGCGAAGGCCGTGTCGTTCAAGGTGGCGGCGTCGCCCGAGTTCGCCGAACGCCAAGCCCGTACACTCGCCGGCGCCCGCGCCCTCGCCGACCGCCTCACCCGCCCGGACGCGGCCGCCGCCGGGGTGAAGGTCCTCACCGGCGGCACGGACGTCCACCTGGTCCTCGTCGACCTGCGGGACTGCCCACTCGACGGCAGACAGGCCGAAGACCTGCTCCACGAGATCGGCATCACCGTCAACCGCAACGCCGTCCCCTTCGACCCGCGCCCGCCCATGGTCACCTCGGGCCTGCGGATCGGCACCCCGGCCCTGGCCACCCGAGGCTTCACCGAGGAGGACTTCGCCGAGGTGGCCGACGTGATCGCGCGGGCCCTCCAGCCGGATCCGGACACGGACGCACTGCGCGCCCGCACGGCGGCCCTGGCGGCCGAGCACCCGCTCTACCCGCACCTTTCGGACGACGGAGACGCCCGATGA
- a CDS encoding bifunctional methylenetetrahydrofolate dehydrogenase/methenyltetrahydrofolate cyclohydrolase: MTAQKLDGKATAAEIRRELAARVAQLTATDGRPPGLGTVLVGDDPGSHAYVAGKHRDCAQAGIASIRRELPADATQRQVEDVIDELNADPACTGYIVQLPLPGHLDANAVLERMDPAKDADGLHPLNLGRLVLGVAAPLPCTPRGIVELLLRHDVPLAGARVCVIGRGITVGRPIGLLLTRRSENATVTLCHTGTKGLAWHVREADIVVAAAGSPGLITKDMLRPGAAVLDVGITRTEHGLAGDVHPDAAQAAGWLAPMPGGVGPMTRAMLLANVVEAAERNANTP; the protein is encoded by the coding sequence GTGACCGCACAGAAGCTCGACGGCAAGGCCACCGCCGCCGAGATCCGCCGTGAACTCGCCGCGCGCGTCGCCCAGCTGACCGCCACCGACGGCAGACCGCCCGGCCTCGGCACCGTCCTGGTCGGCGACGACCCCGGCAGCCATGCCTACGTCGCCGGAAAGCACCGGGACTGCGCCCAGGCCGGCATCGCCTCCATCCGCCGAGAACTGCCCGCCGACGCGACACAGCGGCAGGTCGAGGACGTCATCGACGAACTCAACGCCGACCCCGCCTGCACCGGCTACATCGTCCAGCTGCCGCTCCCCGGTCACCTGGACGCCAACGCCGTACTCGAACGCATGGACCCCGCCAAGGACGCCGACGGACTGCACCCCCTCAACCTCGGCCGGCTGGTCCTGGGCGTGGCCGCCCCGTTGCCCTGCACCCCGCGCGGCATCGTGGAACTCCTGCTCCGTCACGACGTCCCGCTCGCCGGGGCCCGGGTGTGCGTGATCGGACGCGGCATCACGGTCGGGCGGCCGATCGGCCTCCTCCTCACCCGCCGTTCCGAGAACGCCACCGTCACCCTCTGCCACACCGGAACCAAGGGCCTGGCCTGGCACGTGCGCGAGGCGGACATCGTCGTCGCCGCCGCCGGCTCGCCCGGACTGATCACCAAGGACATGCTCCGCCCCGGTGCCGCGGTCCTGGACGTCGGGATCACCCGCACCGAGCACGGGCTGGCCGGCGACGTGCACCCGGACGCCGCCCAGGCCGCCGGATGGCTCGCGCCGATGCCCGGGGGCGTAGGACCCATGACCCGGGCCATGCTGCTCGCCAATGTCGTCGAGGCCGCCGAGAGGAACGCGAACACCCCATGA
- a CDS encoding GcvT family protein gives MAGPRVVIIGAGVVGAALADEISARGWTEVTVVDQGPLPATGGSSSHAPGLVFQTNPSKTMTELARYTVEKLCSLDVDGRPCFLQVGGLEVATTPERLTELHRRHGWITAWGIEARLLTADECVERHPLVSRDKILGGLLVPTDGLAKAVLAVEAQIRRATERGVRFLARHEVLDVRQSEGRVTGVVTDQGEIPADIVVCCAGIWGPKIARMVGMNLPLTPLAHQLAWTGPVPALAGQTEEAVRPILRHQDADLYYRDRFDGLGIGYYGHRPMPVSADDILSVDEAEEMPSVLKFTEEDFEDAWTETRSLLPATKEAKVEEGINGLFSFTTDGFPLLGESPDVQGFWVAEAVWVTHSAGVGRAVAEWLVDGHCSSFDLHECDVNRFEPHQLAPEYVLARDCQNFVEVYDILHPLQPSGKPRPIRTSPFYARQQEHGAFFLEANGWERPQWYEANAGLVEGRSVPTPDDWAARYWSPVVGAEAQVTRETVAMYDMTALKRLEVSGPGAADFLERLVTGKVAKSVGSVTYTLLLDHDGGIRSDITVARLARDLFQVGANGNLDLDWFTRHLPADGSVQVRDITPGTCCIGLWGPLARKVLQPLTDSDFSGDGLKYFRAKRAHIGSVPVTAMRLSYVGELGWELYTTADQGLKLWDTLWQAARPLGGIIAGRGAFNSLRLEKGYRSFGTDMTYEHDPYEAGVGFAVKLDKDDFIGKTALERRKADVRRRLTCLTIDDPRSVVMGKEPVYDGDRAVGYVTSTAYGYTIGKGIAYAWLPAELATPGTTLHIGYFDRRVEAVVAEEPLFDPTMSRLRG, from the coding sequence ATGGCGGGACCCCGAGTGGTCATCATCGGAGCGGGCGTCGTGGGAGCGGCCCTCGCGGACGAGATCTCCGCACGAGGCTGGACCGAAGTGACCGTGGTCGACCAGGGGCCCCTCCCGGCCACCGGGGGATCCTCCTCGCACGCCCCGGGCCTGGTCTTCCAGACGAACCCCTCCAAGACCATGACGGAGCTGGCCCGCTACACCGTCGAGAAGCTCTGCTCCCTCGACGTCGACGGCCGGCCCTGTTTCCTGCAGGTCGGCGGCCTCGAAGTGGCGACCACCCCCGAGCGCCTCACCGAACTCCACCGCCGGCACGGCTGGATCACGGCCTGGGGCATCGAGGCGCGCCTGCTGACCGCCGACGAGTGCGTGGAGCGGCACCCGCTCGTCAGCCGGGACAAGATCCTCGGCGGCCTCCTCGTCCCCACCGACGGCCTCGCCAAGGCCGTCCTCGCCGTCGAGGCGCAGATCCGCCGCGCCACCGAGCGGGGCGTGCGCTTCCTCGCCCGCCACGAAGTCCTCGACGTGCGCCAGAGCGAGGGCCGGGTGACCGGCGTCGTCACCGATCAGGGCGAGATCCCCGCCGACATCGTCGTGTGCTGTGCCGGCATCTGGGGCCCGAAGATCGCCCGCATGGTCGGGATGAACCTCCCGCTCACCCCGCTCGCCCACCAACTCGCCTGGACCGGGCCCGTACCGGCCCTCGCCGGCCAGACCGAGGAGGCGGTACGCCCGATCCTGCGCCACCAGGACGCCGACCTCTACTACCGCGACCGCTTCGACGGCCTGGGCATCGGCTACTACGGCCACCGCCCGATGCCCGTCTCCGCCGACGACATCCTCTCCGTGGACGAGGCCGAGGAGATGCCGTCGGTCCTGAAGTTCACCGAGGAGGACTTCGAGGACGCGTGGACCGAGACCCGGTCCCTGCTCCCGGCGACGAAGGAGGCCAAGGTCGAGGAGGGCATCAACGGCCTGTTCTCCTTCACCACCGACGGCTTTCCGCTCCTCGGCGAGTCACCGGACGTCCAGGGCTTCTGGGTCGCGGAGGCCGTGTGGGTGACCCACTCGGCCGGCGTCGGCCGGGCCGTCGCCGAGTGGCTGGTCGACGGCCACTGCTCCTCCTTCGACCTGCACGAGTGCGACGTCAACCGCTTCGAGCCGCACCAGCTCGCCCCGGAGTACGTCCTGGCCCGCGACTGCCAGAACTTCGTCGAGGTCTACGACATCCTCCACCCCCTCCAGCCGTCCGGAAAGCCGCGCCCGATCCGCACCAGCCCCTTCTACGCCCGCCAGCAGGAGCACGGTGCGTTCTTCCTGGAGGCGAACGGCTGGGAGCGGCCCCAGTGGTACGAGGCCAACGCGGGGCTGGTCGAGGGGCGTTCCGTCCCGACCCCCGACGACTGGGCCGCGCGGTACTGGTCGCCCGTCGTCGGCGCCGAGGCCCAAGTCACCCGTGAGACGGTCGCGATGTACGACATGACGGCCCTCAAGCGCCTCGAAGTGAGCGGCCCCGGCGCCGCCGACTTCCTGGAGCGGCTGGTCACCGGCAAGGTCGCCAAGTCGGTCGGCTCGGTGACGTACACCCTGCTCCTGGACCACGACGGCGGCATCCGCAGCGACATCACCGTCGCCCGGCTGGCCCGTGACCTCTTCCAGGTCGGCGCCAACGGCAACCTGGACCTCGACTGGTTCACCCGTCACCTGCCCGCCGACGGCTCGGTCCAGGTCCGCGACATCACTCCCGGCACCTGCTGCATCGGACTGTGGGGCCCGCTCGCCCGCAAGGTGCTGCAGCCCCTCACGGACTCCGACTTCTCGGGCGACGGCCTGAAGTACTTCCGCGCCAAGCGCGCCCACATCGGCAGCGTCCCCGTCACCGCGATGCGCCTGTCGTACGTCGGCGAGCTCGGCTGGGAGCTGTACACCACAGCCGACCAGGGCCTGAAGCTGTGGGACACACTGTGGCAGGCGGCCCGGCCGCTGGGCGGGATCATCGCCGGCCGCGGCGCCTTCAACAGCCTCCGCCTGGAGAAGGGCTACAGGTCCTTCGGCACCGACATGACCTACGAGCACGATCCCTACGAGGCCGGCGTCGGCTTCGCCGTCAAGCTCGACAAGGACGACTTCATCGGCAAGACCGCACTCGAACGCCGCAAGGCCGACGTCCGCCGCAGGCTCACCTGCCTCACCATCGACGACCCCCGGTCCGTCGTCATGGGCAAGGAACCGGTGTACGACGGCGACCGCGCCGTCGGCTACGTCACCAGCACCGCCTACGGCTACACGATCGGCAAGGGCATCGCCTACGCCTGGCTCCCGGCCGAACTCGCCACCCCCGGCACCACCCTGCACATCGGCTACTTCGACCGGCGCGTCGAGGCGGTCGTGGCCGAGGAGCCGCTGTTCGACCCCACCATGTCCCGCCTGCGCGGTTAG
- a CDS encoding ABC transporter substrate-binding protein — protein sequence MARHWRAGAAGMAVLGLTLTACSGAKVGDSSSGGSKSSGGKCGTFNLAVNPWVGYEADAAVVAYVAQHDLGCTVTKKDLKEEIAWQGFGTGEVDAVLENWGHDDLKKKYITGQKTAVEAGQTGNKGIIGWFVPPWLAKAHPDITDWKNLDKYAANFKTSESGGKGQLLDGDPSYVTNDAALVKNLKLDYKVVYAGSETALIQAFRTAEKNKQWTIGYFYEPQWFLSEVPLVKVNLPAYKTGCDADAAKVACDYPVYNLDKIVSAKFAKSGSPAYDLVKKFNWTNDDQNTVAKYIAQDKMSPDAAARKWVEANRGKVDAWLK from the coding sequence ATGGCAAGACACTGGCGAGCCGGCGCGGCCGGCATGGCCGTCCTCGGCCTCACCCTCACGGCCTGTTCAGGGGCGAAGGTCGGCGACAGCTCCTCCGGGGGCTCGAAGAGCTCGGGCGGCAAGTGCGGCACGTTCAATCTCGCCGTCAACCCGTGGGTGGGCTACGAGGCGGACGCGGCGGTCGTCGCCTACGTCGCGCAGCACGACCTCGGTTGTACGGTCACCAAGAAGGACCTGAAGGAAGAGATCGCCTGGCAGGGCTTCGGGACCGGCGAGGTCGACGCCGTCCTGGAGAACTGGGGCCACGACGATCTGAAGAAGAAGTACATCACCGGGCAGAAGACCGCCGTCGAGGCGGGGCAGACCGGCAACAAGGGCATCATCGGCTGGTTCGTGCCGCCGTGGCTGGCCAAGGCCCATCCGGACATCACCGACTGGAAGAACCTCGACAAGTACGCCGCCAATTTCAAGACCTCCGAGTCGGGCGGCAAGGGCCAGCTGCTCGACGGGGACCCGTCGTACGTCACCAACGACGCGGCGCTGGTGAAGAATCTGAAGCTGGACTACAAGGTGGTGTACGCGGGCAGCGAGACAGCGCTCATCCAGGCCTTCCGCACCGCGGAGAAGAACAAACAGTGGACGATCGGCTACTTCTACGAACCGCAGTGGTTCCTGTCCGAGGTGCCACTGGTCAAGGTCAACCTGCCCGCGTACAAGACGGGGTGCGACGCGGACGCCGCCAAGGTCGCCTGCGACTATCCCGTCTACAACCTGGACAAGATCGTCAGCGCGAAGTTCGCCAAGTCCGGGAGCCCGGCTTACGACCTGGTGAAGAAGTTCAACTGGACGAACGACGACCAGAACACCGTGGCCAAGTACATCGCGCAGGACAAGATGTCGCCCGACGCGGCGGCGCGGAAGTGGGTGGAGGCGAATCGCGGCAAGGTTGACGCCTGGCTGAAGTAG
- a CDS encoding ABC transporter permease produces the protein MALAVEKPHKTDKVPRAAVAGRRISRPMVVAAILVVWLVLFAALRGRQTLTLAAADLTGLHRWLNDVNDSVGANRNSNPLFLYFFNEIRLVIDNLVTFVQSLISQPTDGRPLPQIGWLGVVGLTGYVSWAVGNWRVALLAVAGFTFLGLQGLWQESMDTLALTLSAVLVALLIGIPLGVWAGLSDRFNRIMTPFLDFMQTMPTFVYLAPLTLIFLIGGASAVITTVIYAAPPAIRITAHAIRSVPETTVEAADSLGTTRVQQLLKVLLPMSRRTVVMGVNQTIMAALAMVTIAALIDAPGLGKTVVQALQSLDVGTAFNAGLAIVVMAIVLDRVTTAAAGRDEAARRSEDRFLKWRTPLLAAGAAVSAVLVYLSHTYVWAAEFPGQGSTGSHIASAADTATTWMQDHLSGLTNGFRDAITNGLLNPFQTLLTDSPWWLVAAVLVGLGVVLGGWWAGAIATVCVGLLVATGLWSDSMTTLASSVVATVLVMLLGAVFGVWMGRSRLVDRLVRPTLDAAQVMPPFVYLVPFLAMFGPSRFTAIVAAVVYAAPVAIKIIADGVRNVPEATVEAATSAGCNTWQIITKVQLPMARGALTLATNQGLIYVLSMVVVGGLVGAGALGYDVVAGFSQGELYGKGLAAGLAIVLLGVMFDRITQAAARRARA, from the coding sequence ATGGCCCTGGCCGTGGAGAAACCCCACAAGACCGACAAGGTGCCGCGGGCCGCGGTGGCGGGCCGCAGGATCAGCCGTCCCATGGTGGTGGCGGCGATCCTCGTGGTCTGGCTGGTGCTGTTCGCCGCGCTGCGCGGCCGGCAGACGCTCACCCTCGCCGCGGCCGATCTCACCGGTCTGCACCGCTGGCTGAACGACGTCAACGACAGCGTCGGCGCGAACCGGAACTCCAACCCGCTCTTCCTCTACTTCTTCAACGAGATCCGCCTGGTCATCGACAACCTGGTGACCTTCGTGCAGTCCCTGATCTCCCAGCCCACCGACGGCCGCCCCCTCCCGCAGATCGGCTGGCTCGGCGTCGTGGGACTCACCGGCTATGTCTCCTGGGCCGTGGGCAACTGGCGGGTCGCGCTGCTCGCGGTGGCCGGCTTCACCTTCCTCGGGCTGCAAGGCCTGTGGCAGGAGAGCATGGACACGCTGGCGCTGACCCTGTCGGCGGTCCTCGTGGCGCTGCTCATCGGCATCCCGCTCGGCGTCTGGGCCGGTCTCTCCGACCGGTTCAACCGGATCATGACGCCCTTCCTGGACTTCATGCAGACGATGCCGACCTTCGTCTACCTCGCCCCGCTGACCCTGATCTTCCTCATCGGAGGGGCCTCCGCCGTGATCACCACGGTGATCTACGCGGCACCGCCCGCCATCCGCATCACCGCGCACGCCATCCGGTCCGTACCCGAGACCACCGTCGAGGCGGCCGACTCGCTGGGCACGACGCGCGTGCAGCAACTGCTGAAGGTCCTGCTGCCGATGTCCAGGCGCACGGTCGTCATGGGCGTCAACCAGACCATCATGGCCGCTCTGGCCATGGTGACCATCGCCGCCCTGATCGACGCGCCCGGCCTCGGCAAGACCGTGGTCCAGGCCCTGCAGTCCCTCGACGTCGGCACGGCCTTCAACGCCGGACTCGCCATCGTCGTCATGGCCATCGTGCTCGACCGGGTCACCACGGCGGCCGCCGGACGCGACGAGGCGGCCCGCCGCTCGGAGGACCGCTTCCTGAAGTGGCGCACACCGCTGCTGGCGGCGGGCGCGGCCGTGTCGGCCGTGCTGGTCTATCTGTCCCACACCTACGTCTGGGCCGCCGAGTTCCCCGGCCAGGGCAGTACCGGCAGCCATATCGCGAGCGCCGCGGACACCGCGACCACGTGGATGCAGGACCATCTGTCGGGCCTCACCAACGGCTTCCGCGACGCGATCACCAACGGTCTGCTCAACCCGTTCCAGACGCTGCTCACCGACTCGCCCTGGTGGCTGGTCGCCGCCGTCCTGGTCGGCCTCGGTGTGGTGCTCGGCGGCTGGTGGGCCGGGGCGATCGCGACCGTGTGCGTGGGCCTGCTCGTCGCCACGGGACTGTGGTCGGACAGCATGACCACGCTCGCCTCCTCCGTGGTGGCGACCGTGCTCGTGATGCTCCTCGGCGCCGTCTTCGGCGTGTGGATGGGACGCAGCCGACTGGTGGACCGGCTGGTGCGGCCCACCCTGGACGCCGCCCAGGTCATGCCGCCGTTCGTCTATCTCGTGCCGTTCCTAGCGATGTTCGGCCCTTCGCGCTTCACGGCGATCGTCGCGGCCGTCGTCTACGCGGCGCCCGTGGCGATCAAGATCATCGCGGACGGGGTGCGGAACGTGCCCGAGGCCACCGTGGAGGCGGCCACCTCCGCCGGGTGCAACACCTGGCAGATCATCACCAAGGTCCAACTGCCGATGGCACGCGGCGCCCTGACTCTCGCGACGAACCAGGGCCTGATCTATGTGCTGTCGATGGTTGTGGTGGGCGGCCTGGTAGGGGCCGGCGCCCTCGGCTACGACGTCGTGGCCGGGTTCTCGCAGGGAGAGCTGTACGGAAAGGGGTTGGCGGCGGGACTCGCCATCGTACTGCTCGGAGTCATGTTCGACCGGATCACTCAGGCTGCGGCGCGACGCGCCAGGGCTTAA
- a CDS encoding quaternary amine ABC transporter ATP-binding protein, protein MTPAQTEVSQRRDTSQDPQDRTPVISVRRLWKVFGPKADQVPGSEELRGLTRRELMDRAGCTAAVRDVDFEVSPGEVFVVMGLSGSGKSTLVRCLTRLIEPTAGEIVFEGEDIRGADPRRLRELRRSKFSMVFQHFGLLPHRRVVDNVAFGLEIRGMGKAERTKRALEVVELVGLAGYEKSYPDQLSGGMQQRVGLARALAGDPDVLFFDEPFSALDPLIRRDMQNEVIRLHHEVGKTMVFITHDLSEALKLGDRILIMRDGRMVQCGTGDELVGAPADDYVRDFVKDVPRGDVLTLRWIMRPAGPDDALDGPELGPDVVVREATRAVLAAEKPVKVVENGQLLGIVGDEEILAVVAGQEGGA, encoded by the coding sequence GTGACCCCAGCACAGACCGAGGTGTCGCAGCGGCGCGACACGTCCCAGGATCCTCAGGACCGCACCCCGGTCATCTCCGTGCGCCGGCTGTGGAAGGTGTTCGGGCCGAAGGCCGACCAGGTGCCGGGCTCCGAGGAACTGCGCGGGCTGACCCGCCGCGAGCTCATGGACCGTGCCGGATGCACTGCCGCCGTCCGCGACGTCGACTTCGAGGTGTCGCCCGGCGAGGTGTTCGTCGTCATGGGCCTGTCCGGCTCCGGCAAGTCCACCCTGGTGCGATGTCTCACGCGGCTGATCGAACCCACCGCCGGTGAGATCGTCTTCGAGGGCGAGGACATCCGCGGCGCCGACCCCAGGCGGTTGCGCGAACTGCGGCGCAGCAAGTTCTCCATGGTCTTCCAGCACTTCGGTCTGCTGCCGCACCGCAGGGTCGTCGACAACGTGGCGTTCGGCCTGGAGATCCGCGGCATGGGCAAGGCCGAGCGCACCAAGCGGGCCCTGGAGGTCGTCGAACTGGTCGGCCTCGCCGGCTACGAGAAGTCCTACCCCGACCAGCTCTCCGGCGGCATGCAGCAGCGCGTCGGCCTCGCCCGGGCCCTCGCCGGCGACCCGGACGTCCTCTTCTTCGACGAGCCGTTCTCCGCGCTCGACCCGCTGATCCGCCGCGACATGCAGAACGAGGTCATACGGCTGCACCACGAGGTCGGCAAGACCATGGTGTTCATCACCCACGATCTCTCCGAGGCCCTCAAGCTCGGCGATCGCATCCTCATCATGCGCGACGGCAGGATGGTCCAGTGCGGCACCGGCGACGAGCTCGTCGGGGCCCCCGCGGACGACTACGTACGGGACTTCGTCAAGGACGTGCCGCGCGGCGACGTACTGACCCTGCGCTGGATCATGCGCCCGGCCGGGCCCGACGACGCCCTCGACGGCCCCGAACTCGGCCCGGACGTCGTCGTGCGCGAGGCCACCCGGGCGGTGCTGGCCGCCGAGAAGCCGGTCAAGGTCGTCGAGAACGGCCAACTGCTCGGCATCGTCGGCGACGAGGAGATCCTCGCGGTGGTGGCCGGCCAGGAAGGCGGCGCGTGA